The Ralstonia pseudosolanacearum genome includes the window GATCTTCGAAACGACGGGGCGGCCGCTCATCGCCGAACCGACGGGGCGGGCGCTGATCGTCACCGGGCCTGCGCGGCGGACGCTCATCATCGAATCGGCGCGGAGGACGGTCCTCGAACTGGCGTGGCGGCCGCTCATCGCCGAAGCGACGCGGCGGGCGCTGATCGTCGCCGGACCGGCGCGGCGGACGCTCATCATCGAATCGGCGCGGCGGGCGGTCTTCGAAACGGCGAGGCGGCCGTGCATCGTCGGAGCGACGCGGCGGACGTTCGTCATCGAACCGGCGCGGAGGACGGTCCTCGACCTGGCGGGGCGGCCGCTCATCGTCGAAGCGACGCGGCGGACGTTGATCATCGCCGGACCTGCGCGGCGGACGCTCATCATCGAATCGGCGCGGAGGACGGTCCTCGAACCGGCGTGGCGGCCGCTCATCGCCGAAGCGATGCGGCGGACGTTGATCATCACCGGACCTGCGCGGCGGACGCTCATCATCGAACCGGCGCGGAGGACGGTCTTCGAAACGGCGAGGCGGTCGCTCATCGTCAAACCGACGAGGCGGACGTTGATCGTCGCCGAACCTGCGCGGCGGACGCTCATCATCGAATCGGCGCGGAGGACGGTCTTCGAAACGGCGGGGCGGACGCTCATCGCCGGAGCGACGGGGCGGACGCTGATCGTCACCGAACTTGCGGGGCGGGCGTTCGTCATCGAACCGGCGCGGCGGACGGTCTTCGAAACGGCGGGGCGGCCGCTCATCGCCGAAGCGACGGGGCGGGCGCTGATCGTCGCCGAACTTGCGCGGCGGGCGCTCATCGTCGAACCGGCGCGGCGGGCGGTCCCCCTGCATGCGGCGCGGCTTGGCCTCGCGCGGCGGCTGGCTGTCGTCGTCGCGGCGCGGGCGGGCGGGCCGCTTGGCGTCGCCTTCCTGCGGCTTGGGCCGGCGTTGCGACGGGCGCAGCGGCTGGCGTTCGCGGTTCAGGTCGGAGGCGCGCAGCGGCTTGCCGGTGGTGCGCACCGGGTTGCCCGTGTCGTCGCGGCGCACGCCGAGCGTGGCGCGCTTGCCCGGGCGGGTGGCCCGCTGCGTGGGGTCGCCGGCGGAGCGCTTGGTGTCGTCGCCGGGGAAATCGTCGGAGTCAGTCATGGGTCCAATCCATCAGGCGAGGCCTCAGATAGCGAGTGCCTCGAGCAGCTCGCTTTCGAGTGCGAGCTGCAGTTTGTTGTCTTGCGTGAGTCGGCGGCCGTCGATCAGGAAAACGTCTTCTACCCGCTCGCCCAGCGTGTTGATGCGCGCGGTGTGCACCGACACACGATGGTGCGCCAGCACCCGGGCGATGGCGTACAGCAGCCCGGTGCGGTCGGTGGCCGACAGCGACAGCAGGTAATACTGCCCGCGCTCGTCCGGACGCAGGTCCACGCGCGGCTTGATCGGGAAGCTGCGCGACTGGCGCGAGATGCGTCCGCGCGGCGGCTCGGCCAGAACGGTCTCGCGCGCGATCAGCTCGGCCAGCTCGTGCTCGACCAGCGTGATGATGTCGCGGTAGTGCCCGGGCTCCACCAGGCCGGTGCCGGGGTCGGCCACCTGGAAGGTGTCGAGCGCGTAGCCGTGCTTGGTGGTGTGGATCTTGGCGTCGAGGATGGTCAGTCCCTTGCGCTCGAAGTAGCCGCAGATGCGCGCGAACAGGTCGGGCCGGTCGGGCGAATACACCGCCACCTGCAGGCCTTCGCCCACCGGCGAGATCCGCGCCCGCACGATCGGAAGGGTGGTGTCGACGCGGTTGTAGAAATGCCGCGTGAACCACGCAATGTCGCGCGCATCGTGGCGCAGGAACACGCCCACGTCCAGCTGGGCCCACAGTGCCTCGTGGGCATGCGGGTCCATCGCGGCCAGGCGCAGCAGGACGCGCGCCTCCTCTTTGCGGCCCTCGAGCACGGCGTGCGGATCGGTGGTCGCGCCGCCCAGCACGCGCAGCGTCATCCGGTACAGGTCTTCCAGCAGCTTGGCTTTCCAGGCGTTCCACACCTTCGGGCTGGTGCCGCGGATATCGGCCACCGTCAGCAGGTACAGCGCAGTCAGGTAGCGCTCGCTGCCCACCCGGTCGGCGAAGTCGCGGATGACCTCGGGGTCGCCCAGGTCCTGCTTCTGCGCGACCTGGCTCATGGTCAGGTGGTGCTCGACCAGCCAGACGATCAGGTCGGCATCCTCGCTGGCGATGCCGTGCTGCTTGCAGAAGCGCCGCGCGTCGGTCATGCCCAGCACAGAGTGGTCGCCGCCGCGCCCCTTGGCGATGTCGTGGAACAGCGCGGCCACGGTCAGCACCCAGGGCTTGTCGAAGTTCGCCATCAGCTGGCTGCAGAACGGGAACTCGTGCGCGTGCTCGACGATGGCGAAGCGGCGGACATTGCGCACCACCATCAGGATGTGCTGGTCGACCGTGTAGACGTGGAACAGGTC containing:
- a CDS encoding pseudouridine synthase, with translation MTDSDDFPGDDTKRSAGDPTQRATRPGKRATLGVRRDDTGNPVRTTGKPLRASDLNRERQPLRPSQRRPKPQEGDAKRPARPRRDDDSQPPREAKPRRMQGDRPPRRFDDERPPRKFGDDQRPPRRFGDERPPRRFEDRPPRRFDDERPPRKFGDDQRPPRRSGDERPPRRFEDRPPRRFDDERPPRRFGDDQRPPRRFDDERPPRRFEDRPPRRFDDERPPRRSGDDQRPPHRFGDERPPRRFEDRPPRRFDDERPPRRSGDDQRPPRRFDDERPPRQVEDRPPRRFDDERPPRRSDDARPPRRFEDRPPRRFDDERPPRRSGDDQRPPRRFGDERPPRQFEDRPPRRFDDERPPRRPGDDQRPPRRFGDERPPRRFEDRPPRRFDDERPPRRFSDDQRPPRRFEDRPARAPRSEREERAPQREVTHTPGSAPQAESSGLVRLSKRMSELGLCSRREADEWIPRGWVLVDGEPVTELGSRVRPDAEIEILPAARSEQGERVTVLLHKPMGYVSGQAEDGYEPAAALFTAENQWEDDPTRKHFAAWQHKGLAPAGRLDIDSTGLLVLTQDGRVARHLIGEDSTVEKEYLVRVVWNAPQGPVEHDISKVFPEDLLEMLRHGLSLDGEALKPAKVSWQNEEQLRFVLREGKKRQIRRMCEQVGLEVVGLKRIRMGSIVLGDLPVGKWRFLGRFEKF